A single Nitrosospira multiformis ATCC 25196 DNA region contains:
- a CDS encoding tyrosine-type recombinase/integrase, with the protein MSEELMISPAAPAAPAAGSALTSAQFRKLAEVPPEIEWFANIDSLQTRRAYQNDLRGFMAFAGIVSPEDFRLITRSHVLAWRKRLEEEQLGGATIRRKLAALSSLFEYLCEANAVTHNPVKGVKRPPVESWQGKTPALGDVQARALLEAPNAKTLKGKRDRAILSALLYHGIRREELARLKVKDYNQSRRGVPHLRIKGKGGKMRFIPTHPGTLTLIEEYLEAAGHGHDPDAPLFRPVKNNVHGHTLTALTPDSIYFEVVLKYLRKLGIFGENMGPHVMRATAATNALDNGADIAKVQEWLGHANIATTRIYDHRKTRPEDSPTFKVSY; encoded by the coding sequence ATGAGTGAAGAACTGATGATTTCCCCCGCCGCCCCGGCTGCGCCTGCCGCCGGCAGTGCCCTGACCTCCGCCCAATTTCGCAAACTTGCGGAAGTTCCACCCGAGATCGAATGGTTCGCCAACATCGACAGCCTGCAGACCCGACGCGCGTACCAGAACGATTTGCGCGGCTTCATGGCTTTTGCCGGCATCGTCAGCCCGGAGGATTTTCGGCTCATTACCCGCAGCCATGTGCTCGCCTGGAGGAAGCGCCTGGAAGAAGAGCAGCTGGGCGGTGCCACCATCCGCAGGAAACTGGCGGCCCTCTCCTCCCTGTTCGAGTACCTATGCGAAGCCAATGCGGTCACGCACAATCCGGTCAAAGGCGTGAAGCGCCCCCCGGTAGAATCCTGGCAGGGCAAGACGCCGGCATTGGGGGACGTCCAGGCGCGCGCCCTGCTCGAGGCTCCCAATGCCAAGACACTCAAGGGCAAGCGCGACCGGGCGATTCTCTCCGCCCTGCTCTATCACGGCATCCGCCGCGAAGAATTGGCCCGCCTCAAGGTGAAAGACTACAACCAGTCGCGCCGCGGAGTGCCGCATCTGCGCATCAAGGGCAAGGGCGGCAAGATGCGCTTCATTCCCACCCACCCCGGCACACTGACCCTGATCGAAGAGTATCTGGAGGCCGCGGGCCATGGACACGATCCCGATGCGCCCTTGTTTAGGCCAGTCAAAAACAATGTGCACGGTCATACCCTGACGGCCCTCACGCCCGATTCCATCTATTTCGAGGTGGTACTGAAGTATTTAAGGAAATTGGGGATTTTTGGGGAAAACATGGGGCCACATGTCATGCGCGCCACGGCCGCAACCAATGCACTGGACAACGGGGCAGACATCGCCAAGGTGCAGGAGTGGCTCGGGCATGCGAATATCGCCACGACCCGGATCTATGATCATCGCAAGACCCGGCCCGAGGATAGCCCCACGTTTAAGGTTAGTTATTAG
- a CDS encoding ribbon-helix-helix domain-containing protein: protein MTELERLTITLTPELSQTIKTAVLDGDYASASEVIREALRDWKVRRELRQEELAALKTDIEQALSEVAAGQLSEFNRERIVERARKLLAARKRAG, encoded by the coding sequence ATGACCGAACTCGAGCGCCTGACCATCACGCTCACCCCTGAACTTAGCCAAACGATCAAGACCGCCGTTCTTGATGGCGACTACGCCTCGGCGAGCGAAGTGATTCGCGAGGCGCTGCGCGACTGGAAGGTTCGGCGCGAGCTTCGACAGGAGGAACTTGCCGCGCTCAAGACGGACATCGAGCAGGCTTTAAGTGAGGTTGCGGCTGGACAATTGAGCGAGTTCAATCGTGAGCGGATCGTCGAGCGCGCGAGAAAATTGTTGGCGGCGCGCAAGCGTGCCGGTTGA
- a CDS encoding bleomycin resistance protein, whose product MNQTVIPQLRIISATVSLPFYVEGLGFSVDWKHQFEPSFPLFIQLTRKDQVIFLTEHTGDCQVGGAVYFIVPDVDNCYSEFTNRGITTIEAPQDTPWGTREMVVTDPDGNRLRFATH is encoded by the coding sequence TTGAACCAAACAGTTATACCGCAACTGCGGATAATCAGCGCCACTGTTAGCCTGCCGTTTTATGTCGAAGGCTTGGGCTTCAGCGTTGATTGGAAGCATCAGTTCGAGCCAAGCTTTCCTCTCTTTATACAATTGACCAGGAAAGATCAGGTTATTTTTCTGACGGAGCATACTGGAGATTGTCAAGTTGGTGGCGCGGTCTACTTCATAGTTCCGGATGTTGACAACTGCTATAGTGAATTTACTAATCGAGGCATTACCACTATTGAGGCACCCCAAGACACCCCATGGGGAACTCGAGAAATGGTGGTAACAGACCCGGACGGTAACCGTTTAAGATTCGCAACGCATTAG
- a CDS encoding hybrid sensor histidine kinase/response regulator encodes MTLSSLSIESYAESERFQLFVASVTDYALYMLNPEGRVCSWNAGAQRFKGYTAEEIIGQHFSRFYTEEDRAANIPFKALQTAAKEGRFEDEGWRVRKDGNRFWASIVIDPIRDPEGMLIGFAKITRDITARKKATEALHASEEQFRLLVEGVTDYALYMLSVDGTITNWNPGARRITGFDQTEAVGTHFSRFYIQEDKAKDLPLVALQTAEADGRFEGEGWRVRKDGSRFWANVVIDPIRNALGELIGFAKITRDITGKREAEQALERAKEALFQSQKLEAIGKLTGGIAHDFNNLLNVIVNGIEIIAKQAQTPTSTRMLESMQRAAAQGTMLTQQLLTFARKQPLKQDKYNLNHVIRSFEPVLRRANKGSVEFDVKLDPLLPPVIIDAPHFEAALLNLVINARDATPDGGAITLSTEQLELDEKEINELPAGRYVKVTVKDTGTGMLPEVAAQAVEPFFTTKEVGKGSGLGLSQVYGTIKQFGGDMVIETAVGKGTAISLFVPALEGDTNEGSGGLASGNEKALVVDDQADLLEITT; translated from the coding sequence ATGACACTGTCCTCCCTTTCTATCGAGTCATATGCTGAATCAGAACGCTTTCAGCTATTCGTTGCCAGCGTAACTGACTACGCGCTTTACATGCTCAACCCTGAAGGCCGCGTCTGCAGTTGGAATGCTGGTGCGCAGAGGTTTAAAGGCTATACGGCTGAAGAAATCATAGGTCAGCACTTCTCCCGGTTTTATACAGAGGAAGACAGGGCGGCCAATATTCCATTCAAGGCCTTGCAAACGGCAGCCAAAGAGGGAAGATTCGAAGATGAAGGCTGGCGCGTGCGCAAGGATGGCAATCGGTTCTGGGCCAGCATCGTCATTGATCCAATTCGGGATCCCGAGGGCATGCTGATTGGTTTCGCTAAAATCACCCGTGATATTACCGCGCGCAAGAAGGCAACCGAGGCTCTGCACGCCAGTGAGGAGCAATTCCGGTTACTGGTCGAGGGCGTGACGGACTACGCGCTCTACATGCTGTCGGTAGATGGCACCATTACCAATTGGAATCCAGGGGCACGTCGGATTACTGGCTTCGATCAAACTGAAGCCGTTGGCACTCATTTCTCCCGCTTTTATATACAGGAAGACAAGGCCAAGGACTTGCCATTGGTGGCATTACAGACTGCGGAAGCGGATGGTCGCTTTGAAGGCGAAGGCTGGCGGGTACGGAAAGACGGCTCCAGGTTTTGGGCAAATGTAGTGATAGACCCAATTAGAAACGCTCTTGGCGAATTGATTGGTTTTGCAAAAATCACGCGCGATATCACGGGAAAGCGAGAGGCCGAGCAGGCGCTGGAGCGTGCCAAAGAAGCCTTGTTCCAGTCCCAGAAGCTGGAAGCGATCGGCAAATTGACGGGCGGGATTGCTCACGACTTCAATAACCTGCTTAACGTCATTGTCAACGGGATTGAAATCATTGCAAAGCAAGCACAGACGCCAACTTCCACCCGGATGCTCGAAAGCATGCAGCGCGCAGCCGCTCAGGGGACGATGTTAACGCAACAATTGTTGACGTTTGCTCGCAAGCAACCCTTAAAGCAAGATAAGTACAATTTGAATCACGTCATACGTTCTTTTGAACCGGTACTTCGCAGAGCCAATAAAGGTTCTGTTGAGTTTGATGTGAAACTTGATCCGCTTTTACCACCGGTAATCATCGATGCGCCGCACTTCGAGGCGGCATTATTAAACCTGGTTATCAATGCGCGTGACGCTACGCCCGATGGGGGCGCTATTACGTTGAGTACTGAACAGCTCGAACTGGATGAAAAGGAAATCAATGAGCTGCCAGCAGGACGCTATGTGAAAGTTACTGTGAAAGATACCGGTACAGGGATGCTGCCGGAAGTAGCGGCCCAAGCCGTGGAGCCGTTCTTTACCACTAAGGAGGTTGGCAAAGGGTCAGGGCTGGGGCTGAGTCAGGTGTACGGGACGATCAAGCAATTCGGCGGGGATATGGTAATTGAAACGGCGGTGGGCAAAGGCACTGCTATTTCCCTATTCGTGCCAGCGCTGGAAGGGGATACGAATGAAGGTTCCGGGGGCCTGGCAAGCGGAAATGAGAAGGCATTGGTGGTGGATGATCAGGCGGATCTTCTGGAGATCACCACGTAA
- a CDS encoding RHS repeat protein: MRKARREVKIFPVKSWTLGNGQNIVRNFDLDGRITSHSLGSLAYDAASRITGISLGGVSIVGSSKTYGYDATDRLISFSDGTSAETYAYDAAGNRTGQTINGMAYTYSVSYASNRLDAMAGPGSSLHYSYDANGSLVNDGQRSESLTLTIRIHHDLVFK; this comes from the coding sequence GTGAGAAAGGCTAGAAGGGAAGTAAAAATCTTTCCTGTCAAATCCTGGACACTCGGCAACGGGCAGAACATCGTCCGCAACTTCGACCTCGATGGGCGCATCACAAGCCATAGCCTTGGATCGCTTGCCTACGATGCGGCTTCGCGCATCACCGGCATATCCCTGGGCGGCGTCAGTATCGTAGGCAGCAGCAAGACTTACGGCTATGATGCCACGGATCGGCTGATTTCCTTCAGCGACGGAACGTCGGCTGAGACCTATGCTTATGACGCAGCTGGCAATCGCACTGGCCAGACCATCAACGGCATGGCCTACACCTACTCCGTGAGTTATGCCAGCAACCGTCTGGACGCGATGGCCGGACCGGGCAGTTCCCTGCACTACAGCTATGACGCCAACGGCAGCCTGGTCAATGACGGCCAGAGGAGTGAGTCACTTACCTTGACAATCCGTATTCATCATGATCTAGTTTTCAAATGA
- a CDS encoding HAF repeat-containing PEP-CTERM protein, whose product MPLFFHSYITGPNGEGRTPIKSLAKNESDFTVAYGINDAGQVAGGSWTGEGGSNHAFITGPNGVGTIDLDLFGGNHSRAIGINNTAQVAVEAEMADYSTRAFITGPNGVGMTDLGTLGGASSFVSGINDSGQVVGHSETAAGSRHAFITGPDGQDMIDLGTLGGSFSSAADINEAEQVVGSSETAAGSEHAFITGPHGTGMMDLNALVHLPEGVILTTATGINNVGQVIAIGTVPEPSSYALMLAGLALVGIVIRCREVV is encoded by the coding sequence GTGCCCCTTTTTTTCCACTCGTATATCACTGGACCGAATGGGGAGGGAAGGACTCCGATAAAGTCTTTAGCTAAAAATGAATCTGACTTCACTGTAGCTTACGGTATCAATGATGCCGGACAGGTAGCAGGGGGATCATGGACGGGCGAAGGCGGTTCGAATCATGCTTTCATAACTGGCCCAAATGGTGTGGGCACGATAGATCTAGATCTTTTCGGCGGAAATCACAGTAGGGCCATCGGCATTAATAATACTGCCCAGGTAGCGGTCGAGGCAGAGATGGCCGATTATTCGACGCGCGCTTTCATCACCGGTCCGAATGGCGTGGGCATGACTGACCTCGGCACTCTTGGTGGAGCCAGCAGCTTTGTTTCCGGAATCAATGACAGCGGGCAGGTAGTGGGACATTCTGAGACTGCCGCAGGTTCCAGGCATGCTTTTATCACCGGTCCGGATGGCCAGGACATGATCGACCTGGGTACGCTCGGCGGGAGCTTCAGCAGCGCGGCGGATATCAATGAGGCCGAACAGGTAGTGGGAAGTTCTGAAACCGCAGCAGGTTCCGAGCATGCTTTTATCACTGGTCCGCATGGAACCGGCATGATGGATTTGAACGCGCTGGTGCATCTGCCTGAAGGCGTTATCCTCACCACCGCAACCGGGATCAATAATGTCGGTCAGGTTATAGCGATCGGCACAGTCCCGGAACCCTCATCCTACGCCCTGATGCTCGCGGGCCTGGCTCTCGTCGGGATAGTGATTCGATGCAGGGAAGTTGTTTAA
- a CDS encoding IS3 family transposase (programmed frameshift), with protein sequence MKKRFSEEQIIGILREGEADGVVIRDVCRKHNITEQTFFRWRTKFGGMTVSDARRLKDLESENAKLKKIVAEQMLAIEGLKEIANKKMVTPAARREALGILTGKGLSQRSACRIVGVSRRIGSYEVKQPVKDRAVATRIIEASSRYPRFGYRRIAVMTDQSMGRVWRLWGKLGLSLPRRRPRKRRCGTDIRLPGATKPNSVWTYDFVHDRLANGQTLKLLCVLDEHTRECLAIEVGKSLRNQDVILTLSRLMRIYGKPAFIRSDNGAEFTATAVMTWLRDNNVGPAFIKPGSPWQNGFVESFNGKLRDECLNREWFITRQEAKVLIEKWRQFYNNERPHSALANRTPAQAGLQRLQIQNV encoded by the exons ATGAAGAAGCGATTCAGTGAAGAGCAGATTATTGGGATACTGAGGGAAGGTGAAGCGGATGGGGTGGTTATCCGAGATGTATGCCGCAAGCACAACATTACGGAGCAGACATTTTTCCGGTGGCGCACGAAGTTTGGAGGTATGACGGTATCGGATGCGCGCCGGTTAAAGGATCTGGAGTCGGAGAATGCGAAGCTGAAGAAGATTGTTGCTGAGCAGATGCTGGCTATCGAGGGTTTGAAGGAGATTGCCA ACAAAAAAATGGTAACCCCGGCAGCCAGACGCGAAGCGCTTGGAATTTTGACGGGCAAGGGGTTATCGCAGCGATCAGCGTGTCGAATTGTCGGGGTAAGCCGTCGTATTGGCAGTTATGAGGTCAAGCAGCCCGTTAAGGATCGTGCTGTTGCCACACGGATAATTGAAGCATCAAGCCGCTATCCCCGTTTTGGGTATCGGCGCATTGCTGTCATGACTGATCAGAGTATGGGGCGTGTGTGGCGCTTGTGGGGTAAGCTGGGACTAAGCTTGCCCAGGCGCAGGCCCAGGAAACGCCGCTGCGGGACGGATATACGCCTTCCTGGAGCAACAAAACCAAACAGTGTCTGGACTTATGATTTCGTCCATGACCGGCTGGCCAATGGGCAGACGCTAAAGCTGCTTTGCGTGCTGGATGAGCATACGCGTGAGTGCCTTGCAATCGAAGTCGGCAAATCGCTGCGTAACCAGGATGTCATCCTGACCCTGTCACGGCTGATGCGTATCTATGGAAAGCCTGCCTTTATTCGCTCGGACAATGGCGCTGAATTTACTGCAACCGCAGTAATGACATGGCTGCGAGACAATAACGTGGGGCCAGCCTTTATCAAGCCTGGCAGCCCTTGGCAGAATGGATTCGTGGAAAGCTTCAACGGTAAATTGCGTGATGAATGCCTCAACCGCGAATGGTTCATCACACGGCAGGAAGCGAAAGTATTGATCGAGAAATGGCGGCAGTTTTATAACAACGAGCGCCCGCATTCTGCGCTCGCCAACCGAACTCCAGCCCAGGCAGGCTTGCAAAGGTTGCAAATCCAGAATGTTTGA
- a CDS encoding IS3-like element ISNmu3 family transposase (programmed frameshift), whose protein sequence is MPGAMHSASGLDRIEVVTGVERRRRWTLGEKLKAVEESRLPGMSVSYVARKYGIAPSLLFRWRKLMAEGGQEAVRSGDAVVSAAEVKELKKRIRELERVLGKKTLENEILTEAVKLAHGKKTDLAHALAATGRFAMKAIADTMGVARSRLVERMKPQEKSFRCRYNKADDAWLLPLIREIVDCRATYGYRRICALLNRKLERMGKPAVNHKRVYRIMRQNGLLLARYTGKQRVLSHEGKVITLRSNLRWCSDGFEIPCWNGQVVRVAFALDCCDREVISHVATTGGITGEMVRDLMTESVERRFGTVDLLPHRVEWLSDNGSCYTASETTAFAKDMGFISCFTPVRSPESNGMAEAFVKTFKRDYVYVHDRPDAKTVMAQLAQWFEDYNEFHPHKGLKMKSPRQFIRSQLLTASCPV, encoded by the exons ATGCCTGGTGCTATGCATAGTGCTTCAGGTTTGGATCGTATTGAAGTAGTAACCGGGGTTGAGCGCCGCAGGCGCTGGACCCTGGGTGAGAAATTAAAAGCTGTTGAGGAATCCCGCTTGCCGGGCATGAGTGTCTCGTATGTGGCGCGAAAATATGGTATTGCTCCGAGCTTGTTATTTCGCTGGAGGAAGCTTATGGCTGAGGGCGGACAAGAAGCAGTGCGTAGTGGTGATGCGGTAGTGTCTGCGGCCGAGGTGAAAGAGTTGAAGAAGCGGATCCGGGAGTTGGAGCGGGTTCTGGGCAAGAAAACCCTGGAGAACGAGATTCTCACGGAAGCGGTGAAGCTTGCGCATG GAAAAAAAACTGATCTCGCGCATGCCCTTGCTGCCACCGGACGATTTGCCATGAAGGCCATTGCAGACACCATGGGTGTGGCGCGCTCCCGTCTTGTGGAACGGATGAAGCCGCAGGAAAAGTCTTTTCGTTGCCGCTACAACAAGGCTGATGATGCCTGGCTGTTGCCCTTGATCCGCGAAATTGTGGATTGCCGCGCGACCTACGGATACAGAAGGATTTGCGCTCTCCTTAACCGCAAACTGGAGAGAATGGGCAAGCCTGCTGTCAATCACAAGCGGGTCTATCGCATCATGCGCCAGAATGGCCTGCTGCTGGCCCGATATACGGGCAAACAGCGCGTGCTGTCTCATGAAGGCAAGGTCATTACCTTGCGTTCCAATTTGCGCTGGTGTTCGGATGGTTTTGAGATTCCCTGCTGGAATGGGCAAGTAGTGCGTGTTGCCTTCGCCCTGGATTGCTGTGATCGTGAAGTCATCAGCCATGTTGCCACCACTGGCGGCATTACTGGGGAAATGGTGCGCGATCTGATGACTGAATCCGTTGAGCGGCGCTTCGGCACCGTTGACCTGCTCCCACACAGGGTGGAGTGGCTCAGCGACAATGGCAGCTGTTACACCGCCAGCGAGACAACTGCTTTTGCAAAGGATATGGGCTTCATCAGCTGTTTTACTCCCGTCAGAAGTCCCGAATCCAACGGTATGGCCGAGGCCTTCGTCAAAACCTTCAAGCGGGATTACGTCTATGTCCATGATCGTCCCGACGCAAAAACCGTAATGGCGCAGCTTGCCCAATGGTTCGAGGATTACAATGAATTCCATCCTCACAAGGGGCTGAAGATGAAGTCGCCAAGACAATTCATCCGCAGCCAGTTACTAACCGCATCCTGTCCGGTTTAA
- a CDS encoding PEP-CTERM sorting domain-containing protein — translation MNKLIAGALTGAALMTTPLGASALVIDINTYLTGNPAGNNVTVATLTLTQNGNSVDFKFENFVSNLGAIGDDAFISGLLFSYDGSPQLTSSSFGNFGGTQLVAAADFGINPPGKDAGYDFYLDLDYPTSNKNPALRFTDGEYSTWTVSAANGSAVLVSDFTTLVTANGKPASLAMVHIQQVGAGPGGSGSLKYVGSEATPPQEDPGTVPEPATLALLGLGLAGMGLTRRRKK, via the coding sequence ATGAATAAACTTATCGCAGGAGCGCTCACGGGTGCTGCACTGATGACAACACCGTTGGGAGCTTCTGCACTCGTCATCGACATCAATACGTATCTCACCGGCAATCCCGCCGGCAACAATGTCACGGTTGCCACACTGACACTCACCCAGAACGGGAACAGCGTGGATTTCAAATTCGAGAATTTCGTGAGCAATCTCGGTGCAATCGGAGATGACGCGTTTATTTCCGGCCTGTTGTTCTCCTACGATGGCTCGCCTCAGCTTACGAGCAGCTCGTTTGGAAATTTCGGGGGCACGCAACTGGTAGCTGCCGCTGATTTCGGAATAAATCCCCCGGGAAAAGATGCAGGTTACGATTTTTACCTGGACCTGGACTATCCTACGAGCAACAAGAATCCAGCGCTCCGGTTTACCGATGGCGAATACAGTACATGGACGGTCAGCGCGGCAAACGGATCTGCTGTTCTGGTAAGTGATTTCACTACTCTGGTCACTGCTAATGGCAAACCTGCTTCGCTTGCAATGGTGCATATCCAGCAGGTAGGTGCCGGACCAGGGGGGTCGGGTTCTTTGAAATACGTTGGGAGCGAAGCCACTCCTCCGCAGGAGGATCCGGGAACAGTTCCGGAACCAGCGACACTTGCATTGCTGGGCTTGGGGCTGGCAGGCATGGGTCTGACACGCAGACGTAAAAAATAA
- a CDS encoding IS5 family transposase (programmed frameshift), translated as MRDLFYLSETQFNRIKPYFPLSHGVPRVDDLRVISGIIYVIRNGLQWKDAPREYGPHKTLYNRFVRWSRLGVFNRIFVELTGKEETPERLMIDATHLKAHRTAASLLKKGMFPRRIGRTKGGLNSKLHVVCDGQGKPVAMLLSEGQMSDYKGARVLLPSLPKAKTLIADRGYDAAWFRAALRAKGMTPCIPTKRNRKIQIKYDKTLYRQRHRIENMFARLKDWRRIAMRYDRCAHTFFSAICIAATVIFYLN; from the exons ATGAGAGATTTGTTTTACCTGTCGGAAACACAGTTCAACCGTATAAAACCTTATTTTCCCTTGTCCCACGGAGTTCCCCGTGTTGATGATCTGCGGGTGATCAGCGGGATCATCTACGTCATTCGGAATGGCCTGCAATGGAAGGATGCCCCCAGGGAATACGGGCCGCACAAGACACTGTATAACCGTTTCGTGCGCTGGAGCCGACTGGGCGTGTTCAACCGCATCTTTGTGGAACTGACCGGTAAAGAGGAAACGCCCGAGAGGCTGATGATCGACGCCACGCATCTGAAGGCCCACCGCACGGCAGCCAGCCTGCTAAAAAAGGGGATGT TTCCCCGCCGTATCGGTCGCACAAAGGGCGGCCTGAACTCGAAGCTTCATGTGGTCTGCGACGGTCAGGGCAAGCCTGTGGCCATGCTCCTGTCCGAAGGGCAGATGAGCGATTACAAGGGAGCACGTGTGCTGCTGCCGTCATTGCCCAAAGCCAAAACCCTGATTGCAGACCGCGGCTATGACGCTGCCTGGTTCCGGGCAGCGTTGCGTGCCAAAGGCATGACGCCCTGCATACCGACAAAAAGGAATCGCAAAATCCAGATCAAATACGACAAGACCCTCTACAGGCAAAGGCACAGGATCGAGAACATGTTCGCTCGGCTCAAGGACTGGCGCAGGATCGCCATGCGTTACGACCGCTGTGCCCATACCTTCTTCTCTGCCATCTGTATCGCCGCAACTGTCATCTTCTATCTCAATTAA
- a CDS encoding FxDxF family PEP-CTERM protein, giving the protein MVSSFFKKIVFVLMLIGTASANATVTDLGNVNPAIPTTFTGSVLSPGPFNDIFSFILPPNSGSGYSILNFPLSIPGEENFNTIISSISLYSNADGILFNSDDTNVASFLVPGGNTIGFTGEPSLGGNMYISISGIANGSLGGLYSGAISVSAIPEPETYAMLLVGLGIIGAIVRRRSLA; this is encoded by the coding sequence ATGGTCAGTTCCTTTTTTAAGAAAATCGTTTTTGTCTTGATGTTGATCGGGACAGCTAGCGCCAATGCTACGGTAACCGATTTAGGTAATGTGAACCCCGCAATACCTACAACCTTCACCGGCAGTGTTTTATCCCCTGGACCTTTTAATGACATTTTCAGCTTCATTCTGCCGCCCAATAGTGGATCGGGCTATAGCATTCTCAATTTTCCGCTTAGTATTCCGGGAGAAGAGAACTTCAATACCATTATCTCTTCCATATCACTTTACTCGAACGCTGATGGGATTCTTTTCAACAGCGATGATACGAATGTTGCGTCATTTCTGGTTCCAGGTGGCAACACCATCGGCTTTACAGGGGAACCAAGTTTGGGGGGAAATATGTATATAAGTATCTCCGGGATTGCAAACGGTTCACTTGGTGGCTTATACAGTGGCGCGATCAGTGTTTCAGCAATTCCTGAGCCTGAGACCTACGCCATGCTGCTAGTGGGGCTAGGTATTATAGGTGCGATAGTTCGTCGCAGGTCTCTTGCTTAA
- a CDS encoding sulfate ABC transporter substrate-binding protein, whose translation MTPDSSRFAVGIFIVLVSLGGAYATLNNFSDRPAGSAERLHEELNVGFASHWRARTGVNIKVDQARSRSGKPVHITLDGLDIPALALSYDVDKLHDKERFIAPDFRQLLAQDFRTGSYPSPYTSTIVFLVRKGNPKKLKDWGDLVRSDIKVVTPNPRHSESGRWNYLAAWGYAVRRSGGSEQAAREFVSQLFANVQTVDYEGKKPGNLGAAFVFRNIGDVLLTWENEAYLIVQNSGADKFEVITPSISIVAEPAISVVDAAARGKSTRRVAASYIEYLYTPQAQHIAAKHYYRPRDPAITTKYVDRFPRLELFTVDEVSSGWQKAQKIHFARGGVFDQITGDVPNSVAVRGAIDRDHIQAGNAKG comes from the coding sequence ATGACACCCGATAGTTCCCGTTTTGCTGTAGGTATATTTATAGTGTTGGTGAGTCTCGGCGGCGCCTACGCTACTCTGAATAATTTTTCCGATCGTCCTGCCGGCTCCGCTGAGCGGTTACACGAGGAATTGAACGTCGGTTTTGCCTCTCACTGGAGAGCTCGGACGGGCGTGAACATCAAGGTCGATCAGGCCCGGAGCAGGTCGGGGAAGCCCGTACATATTACGCTCGATGGGCTTGATATTCCCGCCCTTGCGCTGTCCTACGATGTGGACAAGCTGCATGATAAGGAAAGATTTATTGCACCTGACTTCCGTCAGCTTTTAGCGCAGGATTTTCGGACTGGCTCTTATCCTTCCCCCTATACCTCGACCATCGTATTCCTGGTAAGGAAAGGCAATCCAAAGAAACTCAAGGACTGGGGCGATCTGGTACGCTCGGATATAAAAGTAGTTACACCCAATCCAAGGCATTCTGAAAGCGGCCGCTGGAATTATCTTGCGGCGTGGGGATACGCCGTGAGGCGATCAGGCGGCAGCGAACAAGCTGCGCGTGAATTTGTCAGTCAGTTGTTTGCCAATGTCCAGACAGTGGATTACGAGGGTAAAAAGCCGGGAAACTTGGGTGCCGCCTTTGTCTTTCGCAACATCGGCGATGTACTCCTCACCTGGGAAAATGAAGCGTACCTGATCGTTCAGAACAGTGGAGCCGATAAGTTTGAAGTCATCACCCCGTCCATATCAATAGTGGCTGAACCCGCTATAAGTGTGGTGGACGCAGCTGCACGTGGGAAAAGCACACGCCGTGTAGCGGCTTCATACATCGAATACTTATATACACCCCAGGCGCAGCATATCGCCGCCAAGCACTATTACCGTCCCCGCGATCCGGCCATTACCACGAAGTACGTGGACAGGTTTCCGCGCCTTGAGTTGTTTACAGTTGACGAGGTTTCCAGTGGCTGGCAGAAAGCCCAGAAAATACATTTTGCCAGGGGCGGTGTTTTTGACCAGATCACCGGTGATGTTCCGAATTCTGTCGCCGTGAGGGGCGCTATCGATAGGGACCATATTCAAGCCGGCAATGCTAAAGGCTGA
- a CDS encoding type II toxin-antitoxin system RelB/DinJ family antitoxin yields MSKTDIVRARIDAQVKEEASRVLGEMGLTPSDGIRMFLTSVAKKKELPFHPMDFFEPNAETIAAMEEVEREENITACETVEELMEQLNAPD; encoded by the coding sequence ATGTCCAAAACCGACATCGTGCGCGCCCGAATTGACGCACAAGTGAAAGAAGAAGCAAGCCGAGTATTGGGAGAAATGGGCCTGACACCCTCAGACGGCATACGCATGTTTTTAACAAGTGTGGCCAAGAAAAAAGAGTTGCCGTTTCACCCCATGGATTTCTTCGAACCGAATGCCGAAACCATTGCCGCCATGGAAGAAGTAGAACGCGAGGAAAATATAACGGCGTGTGAAACAGTCGAAGAATTAATGGAACAATTGAATGCGCCGGATTAA